The following DNA comes from Naumovozyma castellii chromosome 4, complete genome.
TTTCTCTTGGAGAACCTGGAACACTTAATGGTCTAgcaatctttaatttcttaccACCAGCCAATGTTTCCATATTGGTGtcatttaattcttcaccGACCATTTGCTTGAATTGGTCTGGGTATGCTCTACGTAGGGCCAATTGTCTAGCCTTGACGTATTCCAATCCCATACGTTTCCAATCTAATAAATCAGACAATCTTTCAGTTCTATTTCTTTGGTTAATTCTTTGTCTTCTAGTCTTCTTAACGAATTCTTCCATGCAATCCACTAATTGTTCCACTGATTCATCAGGAGCCTTGAAACGACGATCCACAATGTAAATACCGTAATCCTTAGCTTGGTTAGTTTCAATCAAATCTTCCATGTATGCACCAAACCCGGAAAGATTTGTAGTAATGGATGGGACACCCATAACGGTACATTCAGCTGGAGTGTAACCCCAAGGTTCATAGTATGAGGGGAAGACACCTAAATGACAACCTCTGACAAATTCATCGTAATCTAAACCCAGGATTGGATTGTTTGCATTCAAAAACTCAGGATGGAAAATAACTTTGACTCTATCACTTgcattattgaataattgcACGTGTCTAATTTGGTTTAAGATTGGATCATTAGCATCATCGACCATGTTATGGGTCACCACTGGTGGTAATTCACCTTCTGGTCTTCTTAGAGACAATACACGTCTCTTTAAAAGGACATTGTCTGAtggtttcaataattcagtTAAATCGGTAGGTATTTCAGAAGTGACACCCATGTGTGGGAATCTCATTGCATGTTCAAAGATTCTCTTACCAATGTTCTTTGTCATTTCATCCACTGTAGTTTCCAATGATTTGACCACTGCTTGACTTCTTAGAGCTTCCACGGTAAATGAATTAGTCTTTGCAGGCATAATAATGAATGCAACCACTGTCTTCTTGGATCCAGAGACTTTTAATCTATAATTCAAACGAGCTAGGGATTCAATAAACATATCAGCACCCTTATTCTTATATTCATATCTACCAGcgataaagaaatataagGTATTATCCAAATCGAAATCGAATGAACCATGGAAATGACCTCTAACgaattcattaatcttttccttcttcaagGCATgcaaattttggaattcaTGAACCGCTTGAAACTTGACCACATTCAACCCATTGGGCAAAATCCCATCTGGTTTCCTCTTTAACAAATGTTCGGCCTCTAAAGCGGTAATTTGTGAGACGGTAGTGAAAACATCCGCAGTATGAGCTGCAGCACGTTCGATACAATATCTGTGGTAAATACCTCTCTTCCCAGCTTCAGCATCCACATCGAAATAAGCCAAGTTATTGTAGAAATCCACGTCACCAGCAGCACAAAGATATCTACCTAATAAAGTAGCATGAGTGGTAAAGATGGTAACGACATCGattctcttctttctgCACAATGGTAGCGCGACACCAGCTAACCATTCATGGAAATGAGCAATGATGGCATGTTGGTTATCCAATTGAGTCAATTCACCCAAGAACCAAACGACAGCGTAACCTAGCAAGATAGCATCATTTGTCTCTGTGTCGTATTCTGGGGATGGGATACCGACAAGGGACCAAAGGTCACTTTTCCATTCGTTAAGACGATATCTAATGGAATCCAAATCGATCAATAAAACTTTGGGGTTGCCCTCGATTAACCAACGGCCAAAGACAAAATTGAAACCCTTggatttcaaagaatgcAAGGTATCTTGGATTGGTTTCAATTCACCGGGGAAGGAATCCTCAGCGGTCCAATCTAGTTGTTCGATTTCATCCTGATAAGTAGCCTTGTTTAGCGGACCGATCAGCATGTAGTTTTCCTTGTATTGGGCCACAGTAATGGGAGCCTTTGATTTCAAGACGGAGTAGATACCACCAACTCTGTTGGCGACTTCGGTAGCGACTTCGAACAGCAAGTGGTTCTTCAAGTCACGAGTCATGGTTGTGTTTGTGTTTGTTTGTGTTTGTTTACTTGGAGCTGTTGCAAGAGACAAAGAGTgattggaatttttcagttcCTCGAGGTTATAAAGTTTGCGGTCAGTTTATATAATGGCACATACAATACCAAAGTATATTTCCATGTTGGGGAATTCCGAcccaaagaggaaaaaagGGGGGCAGTATGACAGTCGGAGGAATCTGGCATGCCGCGCGGGCGGTGCGGGCTTTTCTGAGGGCTGCTTTGTGTGCATTCTGGACAACCACCAGGGTCTCTGCGGACGTTTCTGAGCCAGAGGGGGTCGACAAAAAATGTGGGGACTGGAATGCGGAACCGTTTTTGTGTGGGTTAGCCCACCTGGGCGGCTATTTGTCTGTGTATTCTATAGAGGTATACACTGTGTCTACAAACTGCCGTATATGAGGTCCGCGACTCTATAATCCTCGTTGGCCTCTTCAAGCTCCTCCCAGTTGCCAATGATGTCGTCGCGGCCTCTGACCACACCGGGCAGGCTTCTACCCTTGCCAAACGTCTTCCACACTCTCCGGGCCTCGTCGTCTGTACCCAAGTCCCGGTACGTGAACTCGATTCTGTTCGCAGTGAGGATCGTCGTCAATCGGTTGGTACGCGGGATCATATGGAACCCTCCACCAGCAAGAGACGTGTAGATGTATACCGGTAATGTCTTGTTGTATGCGATAATGTCACTTTGCTTGATAGTGTTGGGTGTGTCCTTGTTTGTTGTACTCTTTGCGTTTGTAGGTTTCTTACCATCTAGCGACAAGAGAAGATCATTAGCATCAGCATCGTTTACCATATCAAGTCccaattctttcaaaaaagcATCTGTCTCTGCAAGAATATCATTCATGGTGTCCTTCGTTGATTCAATGGGCGGTTTCTTTGACGTGTCTTCAACATCCAGAGGCAACGATACATCCTTAGTAGGTTCGTCATCAAACGTCAATCCCTTCGTTTCATCTTCGTTTACAACTGATTTTGttatttcatcattatcctTTGCGTTTAAACCTTCATTGGATTTTCCAGTTTCTGGTATTcccttttcttcttgatcttcAGGAAGTGTACTTGATCCTTCTGAAATGGCATCGATGGGTTCTATATTATCTTCCCCGGCAGACTCATTTTCACTTTCAGGTTTTTTCTCGTCCGTAATATTATCGGATTTTTCCTCCGTAAGGTGGTCAATTGTAGTTTCCTTTGAGCTTTCGTCTTCTACGAGAACATTTCCATCAACTTCATCCCCCtccatttcaatttccGTTTCAACGCGGACTTCCGGTAGTTCATCATCTGTTGCACCCGCATTTGCATTTTTAGTGCTTGACTCATCAGTAATCTCCGTATCAGCATCACCGGATAAATCAACGGTTATTTCACCCTCTTGTGCCACCTTTCCATCGTTCCActcatcattttcttccaatttagaTGTCTCCGATATAATATTTGTAGTTACATTTTCCGGCGTAATTGAAGTCTCAATCGATTGTTCCTCCTTTGATGTGACTGGTGATTCTTTTAATTCTGTATCGGAATTTAGTTCCTCAGTTTCATTTAAAATTGGCTCAGGACCATTAATCGAAGTTGATTGTTCTTTTACCGTCTCTTTGATGTctttttctaattcttcttcttcttctccttcttccttttcaggTAAACCTGCCAGGTTTTCTGATAATTCGTCTGTATTTATTGATGGCTGCCTTTCCTCTTCCATGTTATCCTCGGATTCCAAATAAACAGTCTTAGGTTCTGGTTCTTCCATTGAAGCACTTTTATGCTCCGAACTCTTATTATTAAGGCCATCTTCAACTTGCACTTCTTGCCTACCTGAaccttcaatattttcaatcattattgattctttaATAGGCTCTTCAG
Coding sequences within:
- the GSY1 gene encoding glycogen (starch) synthase GSY1 (ancestral locus Anc_1.375), giving the protein MTRDLKNHLLFEVATEVANRVGGIYSVLKSKAPITVAQYKENYMLIGPLNKATYQDEIEQLDWTAEDSFPGELKPIQDTLHSLKSKGFNFVFGRWLIEGNPKVLLIDLDSIRYRLNEWKSDLWSLVGIPSPEYDTETNDAILLGYAVVWFLGELTQLDNQHAIIAHFHEWLAGVALPLCRKKRIDVVTIFTTHATLLGRYLCAAGDVDFYNNLAYFDVDAEAGKRGIYHRYCIERAAAHTADVFTTVSQITALEAEHLLKRKPDGILPNGLNVVKFQAVHEFQNLHALKKEKINEFVRGHFHGSFDFDLDNTLYFFIAGRYEYKNKGADMFIESLARLNYRLKVSGSKKTVVAFIIMPAKTNSFTVEALRSQAVVKSLETTVDEMTKNIGKRIFEHAMRFPHMGVTSEIPTDLTELLKPSDNVLLKRRVLSLRRPEGELPPVVTHNMVDDANDPILNQIRHVQLFNNASDRVKVIFHPEFLNANNPILGLDYDEFVRGCHLGVFPSYYEPWGYTPAECTVMGVPSITTNLSGFGAYMEDLIETNQAKDYGIYIVDRRFKAPDESVEQLVDCMEEFVKKTRRQRINQRNRTERLSDLLDWKRMGLEYVKARQLALRRAYPDQFKQMVGEELNDTNMETLAGGKKLKIARPLSVPGSPRENRAGSTVFMTPGDLGTLQDANNVNDYFNLSMDGRSIEEDDDDNDDDAAE
- the AIP5 gene encoding Aip5p (ancestral locus Anc_1.377); translation: MDPTETTRDPNADLPIAAGSMEQPDPVVIKDLETFLEEETKGEKTKKKKLKKKVKKKVKKKKDEGSEDDNNQEESTAIPTEDGAEVPVKKMVRRKKKKTKDHANTLEDDNGDEDISKKKTKKKKKLKKKVKVPPETVENTEKAGLDSIMVGIEEFLQDEEGEIPVNIIKEEKNEKYVGIETKEPLSTANDDSKVEKDDNVESSEATETTTANDDSKVEKKDDVGSGEPTETAANSNDISAEKEDDVESTETITTNDDSKVEKKNDVGSGGPTETTTTADNESNKDSNSNEEEAVNEIEGEEKTISSEPNLVKPHQHSVNSDAFEPVIAKEKEEDNGDENEELPKLENPTTSITKLEEPEEPIKESIMIENIEGSGRQEVQVEDGLNNKSSEHKSASMEEPEPKTVYLESEDNMEEERQPSINTDELSENLAGLPEKEEGEEEEELEKDIKETVKEQSTSINGPEPILNETEELNSDTELKESPVTSKEEQSIETSITPENVTTNIISETSKLEENDEWNDGKVAQEGEITVDLSGDADTEITDESSTKNANAGATDDELPEVRVETEIEMEGDEVDGNVLVEDESSKETTIDHLTEEKSDNITDEKKPESENESAGEDNIEPIDAISEGSSTLPEDQEEKGIPETGKSNEGLNAKDNDEITKSVVNEDETKGLTFDDEPTKDVSLPLDVEDTSKKPPIESTKDTMNDILAETDAFLKELGLDMVNDADANDLLLSLDGKKPTNAKSTTNKDTPNTIKQSDIIAYNKTLPVYIYTSLAGGGFHMIPRTNRLTTILTANRIEFTYRDLGTDDEARRVWKTFGKGRSLPGVVRGRDDIIGNWEELEEANEDYRVADLIYGSL